One Cellulomonas sp. Y8 DNA segment encodes these proteins:
- a CDS encoding methylenetetrahydrofolate reductase — protein MSSHDVPAHLAGTAVPDGLGAVDRPTVSFELFPPRNPDAAPRLWSTVQQLAAARPDFVSVTYGASGSTRTTTRQLVRRLLRETSLTPIAHLTCVASSREDLAATIEEFLDEGVRSFLALRGDPPADRSWEPHPEGLPTASALVELLRDVERRRCASSPAQAVRAATRPLSVAVAAFPRGNAGAGSTREQDVAALLAKQQAGADFAITQVFYDAGSYLELVALARDAGVTIPILPGVIPTTDPARLRRVAQLTGVPVPEELLARLDAFDADDPAEVAARHRLGTRLGVDLVNAVLDGGAPGVHLYTFNAHGPALDLLDGAGLGGDAPRAHLRVAPEPAAVAAAPTTTPTPVPTS, from the coding sequence ATGAGCAGTCACGACGTCCCTGCACACCTCGCGGGCACCGCCGTGCCGGACGGCCTCGGGGCCGTGGACCGCCCGACCGTGTCGTTCGAGCTGTTCCCGCCGCGGAACCCGGACGCCGCGCCCCGGCTGTGGTCGACGGTGCAGCAGCTCGCCGCGGCCCGGCCCGACTTCGTCTCGGTCACGTACGGCGCCTCGGGCAGCACCCGGACCACCACCCGGCAGCTCGTCCGGCGGCTGCTGCGCGAGACGTCGCTGACCCCGATCGCGCACCTGACCTGCGTCGCCAGCTCGCGCGAGGACCTCGCCGCGACGATCGAGGAGTTCCTCGACGAGGGCGTGCGGTCGTTCCTGGCCCTGCGCGGAGACCCGCCCGCCGACCGGTCCTGGGAGCCGCACCCCGAGGGCCTCCCGACCGCGAGCGCCCTCGTGGAGCTGCTGCGGGACGTCGAGCGGCGACGGTGCGCCAGCAGCCCCGCGCAGGCGGTGCGCGCCGCCACCCGGCCGCTGTCCGTCGCCGTGGCGGCGTTCCCGCGCGGCAACGCGGGGGCCGGCAGCACGCGGGAGCAGGACGTCGCGGCGCTGCTCGCCAAGCAGCAGGCCGGCGCGGACTTCGCGATCACCCAGGTGTTCTACGACGCCGGGTCGTACCTCGAGCTCGTCGCCCTGGCGCGCGACGCCGGCGTCACGATCCCCATCCTCCCGGGCGTCATCCCCACCACCGACCCCGCCCGGCTCCGCCGCGTGGCGCAGCTGACCGGCGTGCCCGTCCCGGAGGAGCTGCTCGCGCGGCTCGACGCCTTCGACGCCGACGACCCGGCGGAGGTCGCGGCGCGGCACCGCCTGGGCACGCGGCTGGGCGTCGACCTGGTGAACGCCGTCCTCGACGGCGGCGCGCCGGGCGTGCACCTCTACACGTTCAACGCCCACGGCCCGGCGCTCGACCTGCTGGACGGCGCGGGACTGGGCGGCGACGCCCCCCGCGCGCACCTGCGCGTCGCCCCCGAGCCGGCGGCC